A portion of the Microbulbifer agarilyticus genome contains these proteins:
- the pstB gene encoding phosphate ABC transporter ATP-binding protein PstB: protein MTLNAGASVPAQDKTNSATDLTDKPATESTSVKQQAVKTQEEIAETVGSPFCDEAKLRMRNVNVFYGESQAIHDVSLDIGRNQVVAMIGPSGCGKSTFLRCLNRMNDTIEGCRVEGDLTLDGEAIYGPKVDVVPLRARVGMVFQKPNPFPKSIYDNVAYGPKIHGIASRRAELDEIVENSLRRAGLWDEVKDRLDKPGTGLSGGQQQRLCIARAIAVSPEVILMDEPCSALDPIATARIEELIHELRENYTIAIVTHSMQQAARVSQRTAYFHLGKLVEVNDTETVFTNPEHDLTEAYITGRFG from the coding sequence ATGACCCTGAACGCCGGCGCATCAGTACCGGCGCAAGACAAAACCAATTCAGCTACCGACTTAACCGATAAGCCGGCCACGGAGTCCACCTCAGTGAAACAACAGGCAGTGAAAACCCAGGAAGAAATTGCCGAAACCGTCGGCAGCCCCTTCTGTGATGAAGCCAAGCTGCGCATGCGCAACGTGAACGTATTTTACGGTGAGAGCCAGGCGATTCACGATGTCAGCCTGGATATTGGCCGCAACCAGGTGGTTGCCATGATCGGCCCTTCCGGCTGTGGTAAATCTACCTTCCTGCGCTGTCTGAATCGTATGAACGACACCATCGAAGGCTGTCGCGTAGAAGGTGACCTGACTCTGGATGGCGAAGCCATCTATGGCCCCAAGGTTGATGTGGTACCCCTGCGTGCACGTGTGGGCATGGTGTTCCAGAAGCCGAACCCCTTCCCCAAGTCCATTTACGACAACGTTGCCTACGGCCCCAAGATCCACGGCATCGCCAGCCGCCGCGCGGAACTGGACGAGATCGTGGAGAACAGCCTGCGTCGCGCCGGCCTGTGGGACGAAGTCAAAGATCGCCTGGACAAGCCGGGTACCGGCCTTTCCGGTGGTCAGCAGCAGCGTCTGTGTATCGCCCGCGCCATCGCGGTAAGCCCGGAAGTGATCCTGATGGATGAGCCCTGCTCCGCACTGGACCCGATTGCCACCGCGCGTATTGAAGAGCTGATTCATGAGCTGCGCGAAAACTACACCATCGCCATCGTGACCCACTCCATGCAACAGGCCGCGCGGGTAAGCCAGCGCACCGCTTACTTCCATCTGGGCAAACTGGTAGAGGTCAACGACACCGAGACCGTGTTCACCAACCCTGAGCACGATCTTACCGAAGCGTACATTACCGGCCGATTCGGCTAA
- the pstC gene encoding phosphate ABC transporter permease subunit PstC — MQTPTLFALLLLLILVAYGTGFSRAIAAARSGGGVRSLASLPSYYGVHTALWCGLPALIILGCWLVFDDAIIRAMVMGGIADKPESIAGQNLLYAQIQNLAAGNLVGNVTPQLQDAAAHLESLRESGRWMQTALILILSIGLGAYAFLRISPEMRAREKVEKVLRIILLACACAAIFTTVGILLSVLFESLRFFQSVPVTEFLFGLHWSPQMALRADQVGSSGAFGAVPLFTGTLLVSAIAMFVAVPVGLMSAIYLAEYAGKRVRSVAKPLLEILAGVPTVVYGFFAALTVAPFIRDLAQSMGLQASSESALAAGLVMGVMIIPFVSSLSDDVINAVPQSLRDGALGLGSTKSETVRKVVIPAALPGIVGGVLLAVSRAIGETMIVVMAAGLAANLTANPLESVTTVTVQIVTLLVGDQEFDSPKTLAAFALGLMLFISTLILNFIALHVVKKYREQYD, encoded by the coding sequence ATGCAGACTCCTACTCTCTTCGCCCTGCTGCTGTTGCTGATACTGGTGGCCTACGGCACTGGTTTTAGCCGCGCGATTGCCGCTGCCCGCAGTGGCGGTGGTGTCCGCAGCCTGGCGTCATTGCCGAGCTATTACGGCGTGCACACCGCACTCTGGTGTGGTCTTCCCGCCCTGATTATTCTGGGTTGCTGGCTTGTTTTTGACGATGCGATTATTCGCGCAATGGTGATGGGCGGTATCGCTGACAAGCCGGAGTCCATTGCCGGGCAAAATCTGCTGTACGCGCAGATCCAGAATCTGGCGGCGGGCAACTTGGTTGGCAACGTGACCCCGCAACTGCAAGACGCTGCTGCACATCTGGAGAGTCTGCGTGAAAGTGGTCGCTGGATGCAGACCGCATTGATCCTGATTCTGTCAATCGGTCTCGGTGCCTACGCATTCCTGCGTATTTCTCCGGAGATGCGCGCGCGGGAAAAAGTCGAAAAGGTACTGCGCATTATTCTGTTGGCATGCGCTTGTGCGGCCATCTTCACTACCGTGGGTATTCTGCTGTCGGTACTGTTCGAGTCGCTGCGTTTCTTCCAGTCGGTACCGGTAACTGAATTCCTGTTTGGCCTGCACTGGAGCCCACAGATGGCACTGCGTGCGGACCAGGTTGGCTCCAGTGGTGCCTTTGGCGCGGTACCGCTGTTTACCGGTACCCTGCTGGTTTCCGCCATCGCCATGTTTGTGGCGGTGCCGGTGGGCCTGATGTCCGCCATTTACCTGGCCGAATACGCCGGCAAAAGAGTGCGCTCTGTAGCCAAGCCGCTGCTGGAAATCCTCGCCGGTGTACCCACCGTGGTCTACGGCTTCTTTGCCGCCCTGACCGTCGCCCCGTTTATCCGTGACCTCGCCCAGTCTATGGGTCTGCAGGCATCCAGTGAAAGTGCGCTGGCTGCCGGTCTGGTGATGGGGGTAATGATTATTCCGTTCGTGTCGTCTCTGTCGGATGACGTGATCAATGCAGTGCCCCAATCCCTGCGCGATGGCGCGCTGGGCCTTGGTTCCACCAAGTCTGAAACGGTACGTAAAGTGGTGATCCCCGCCGCACTGCCGGGCATCGTCGGTGGTGTGTTGCTGGCGGTATCCCGCGCAATTGGTGAAACCATGATCGTAGTGATGGCCGCAGGTCTCGCCGCGAATCTCACCGCAAACCCACTGGAGTCGGTCACTACGGTTACCGTACAAATTGTGACGCTGTTGGTGGGTGACCAGGAGTTTGACAGTCCGAAGACTCTCGCCGCCTTTGCACTTGGTCTGATGCTGTTTATCAGCACCCTGATTCTGAACTTTATTGCCCTGCACGTAGTGAAAAAATACCGGGAACAGTATGACTGA
- the phoU gene encoding phosphate signaling complex protein PhoU — protein sequence MDMQFDQHISRQFNEDLETLKTEMLEMGGLVTRQVADAVEALANADSELAEKVLRVEEDIDRCEMEVDEHATLIIAKRQPAASDLRMVMSVIRIARDLERVGDEASKIAKMAIALSDEGSAPRGYTEIRHIANAVRKMLNDALDAYTRFDVKSAMETLAEDEQVDMDYRSAVREMVTYMMEDPRSISRVMNVLWTLRSLERIGDHAKNICEQVVYLVQGADIRHGNEQNLR from the coding sequence ATGGATATGCAATTCGATCAACACATCTCACGGCAGTTCAACGAAGATCTTGAGACACTCAAGACTGAAATGCTGGAAATGGGCGGCCTCGTAACCCGCCAGGTAGCTGACGCCGTGGAAGCGCTGGCCAATGCCGACAGTGAGTTGGCGGAAAAGGTTTTGCGCGTGGAAGAGGATATCGACCGCTGTGAAATGGAAGTAGATGAGCACGCGACGCTGATTATCGCCAAGCGCCAACCCGCTGCTTCCGATCTGCGTATGGTGATGTCGGTGATCCGTATCGCCCGTGACCTCGAGCGCGTAGGTGATGAGGCGAGCAAAATCGCCAAGATGGCCATTGCGCTATCCGACGAGGGCTCGGCCCCGCGCGGTTACACCGAGATCCGCCATATCGCCAACGCCGTGCGCAAAATGCTGAATGACGCCCTCGATGCCTACACCCGTTTCGACGTGAAATCCGCGATGGAGACCCTCGCCGAAGACGAACAGGTGGACATGGATTACCGCAGCGCTGTGCGCGAAATGGTTACCTACATGATGGAAGACCCGCGCAGTATCTCGCGGGTGATGAATGTGCTGTGGACTCTGCGCTCCCTCGAGCGTATCGGCGATCACGCCAAGAATATTTGTGAGCAGGTGGTGTACCTGGTTCAGGGTGCGGATATTCGCCACGGCAACGAGCAAAACCTGCGCTAA
- the pstA gene encoding phosphate ABC transporter permease PstA, giving the protein MTDLTQSNLTQEEVRERIEARLASRHRKEKIFRGFGIASIAFGILAVVVLFTDIISKGSSAFVQTDIELNVTYDPAVLGIDTVDDESLAWANFDAVIRTALRERFPDVSGRRDKRELYSLVSNGAGFELRERLQENPALLGKTETLWFNADDDVDTYVKSLSKSEEGFLGRTSEQKAGWIKSLLATGELEKRFNTTFFTNGDSREPEQAGIRAALMGSLFTLLVTLALSFPIGVAAAIYLEEFAPKNRWTDLIEVNINNLAAVPSIVFGLLGLAIFINFFELPRSAPLVGGLVLTLMTLPTIIISSRAALKSVPPSIREAAMGMGASRMQVVLHHVLPLAMPGMLTGAIIGMAQALGETAPLLMIGMVAFIVDVPHGITDPSTVLPVQIFLWADSPERAFVERTSAAIMVLLAVLITMNTCAVWLRKKLERRW; this is encoded by the coding sequence ATGACTGATCTGACTCAATCCAACTTGACCCAGGAAGAAGTGCGCGAGCGTATCGAAGCGCGCCTTGCCAGCCGTCATCGCAAGGAAAAGATCTTTCGCGGTTTTGGTATCGCCAGTATCGCCTTTGGCATACTCGCGGTCGTAGTGCTGTTTACCGACATTATCAGCAAGGGCAGCAGCGCGTTCGTTCAGACTGACATCGAGCTGAACGTAACCTACGATCCTGCGGTCCTAGGTATCGATACTGTGGATGACGAGAGCCTGGCGTGGGCCAACTTTGATGCGGTGATTCGCACCGCCCTGCGCGAGCGCTTCCCCGATGTCAGTGGCCGCCGCGACAAGCGCGAACTCTACTCACTGGTATCTAACGGTGCTGGCTTTGAATTGCGTGAACGCCTGCAGGAAAACCCGGCGCTGCTGGGTAAAACGGAAACCCTGTGGTTCAACGCTGACGACGACGTGGACACCTATGTAAAAAGCCTGTCCAAGTCCGAAGAGGGTTTCCTGGGGCGTACCTCCGAGCAGAAAGCGGGATGGATCAAATCCTTGCTGGCGACAGGCGAACTGGAGAAGCGCTTTAACACTACCTTTTTTACCAATGGTGATTCCCGCGAGCCTGAGCAGGCCGGTATTCGCGCGGCCTTGATGGGCTCGCTGTTTACCCTGCTGGTCACCCTGGCATTGTCCTTCCCCATTGGTGTGGCTGCGGCGATTTATCTGGAAGAGTTTGCACCAAAGAATCGCTGGACCGATCTGATCGAGGTGAATATCAACAACCTCGCCGCGGTTCCTTCCATCGTATTCGGCCTGCTGGGGCTGGCGATCTTTATCAACTTCTTCGAGCTGCCGCGCTCTGCGCCGCTGGTTGGCGGCCTGGTGCTGACCCTGATGACCCTGCCGACGATCATTATTTCCAGCCGTGCCGCATTGAAGTCGGTGCCGCCATCGATTCGCGAAGCGGCCATGGGCATGGGCGCCTCGCGTATGCAGGTAGTGCTGCACCACGTATTGCCGCTGGCGATGCCCGGTATGCTCACCGGCGCCATTATCGGTATGGCACAGGCGCTGGGCGAAACTGCGCCGCTACTGATGATCGGTATGGTGGCCTTTATTGTGGACGTACCGCACGGCATTACTGACCCGTCCACGGTACTGCCGGTACAGATTTTCCTGTGGGCAGACAGCCCGGAGCGCGCCTTTGTTGAGCGTACCTCCGCCGCGATCATGGTACTGCTGGCAGTCCTGATCACCATGAACACCTGCGCAGTATGGTTGCGCAAAAAACTCGAGCGCCGCTGGTAA
- the phoR gene encoding phosphate regulon sensor histidine kinase PhoR: MLDRSIGELSRFIIIALGTTIFGFSTGHWWLALCSGLTVYLIWLLLQQNRFDHWLSNGRRGPAPTNFGVWGDITDDFYRMQRRHRKEKQKLHAMLRRVQDSTSALREGIVALEDDGNLAWWNPVAGEMLRLQADDSGQPIINFVRDPRFVEHMHERMRGANQGDLQPITLPAPGDDSRTLQMEVTRFGQDEALVIVRDITRLHNLEQMRRDFVANVSHELRTPLTVIAGYLETLQESGQAPRNWERPLGQMSEQTVRMTSLVNDLLLLARLETSERDSGRDRIAVHGLMERVADEARSLSGGRHQISVVCDEDSTITGDAGELHSAFANLAFNAVKYSPDGGPIELRWRIDASGGHFAVKDSGIGIDPLHIPRLTERFYRVDAGRSRESGGTGLGLAIVKHVLLRHSANLSISSVPGRGSTFTLNFPSQKLTQTSSATT; this comes from the coding sequence ATGCTCGATCGCAGTATTGGCGAGTTGTCGCGTTTTATCATCATAGCCCTGGGCACCACCATCTTCGGTTTCTCTACCGGACACTGGTGGTTGGCACTGTGCTCTGGCCTCACCGTCTATCTCATCTGGCTGCTGTTGCAGCAAAATCGCTTCGACCACTGGTTGTCCAATGGCCGCCGTGGCCCGGCACCCACCAATTTTGGGGTGTGGGGCGATATCACCGACGACTTCTATCGGATGCAACGTCGCCACCGCAAGGAAAAGCAAAAGCTACACGCCATGCTGCGCCGGGTGCAGGACAGTACCAGCGCATTGCGTGAAGGTATCGTAGCGCTGGAAGACGACGGCAACCTGGCGTGGTGGAACCCCGTCGCCGGCGAAATGCTGCGCCTGCAAGCCGACGACAGCGGCCAGCCGATCATCAACTTTGTGCGCGACCCGCGCTTTGTCGAGCACATGCACGAGCGTATGCGCGGTGCCAATCAGGGTGACCTGCAGCCGATTACCCTGCCAGCTCCCGGGGACGACTCGCGCACCCTGCAAATGGAAGTGACGCGCTTCGGCCAGGACGAAGCGCTGGTGATCGTGCGCGATATCACCCGGCTGCATAATCTGGAGCAGATGCGCCGGGACTTTGTCGCCAACGTATCCCATGAATTACGTACACCGCTGACGGTAATTGCCGGCTATCTGGAGACGCTGCAGGAAAGCGGCCAGGCCCCGCGTAACTGGGAGCGTCCGCTGGGACAAATGAGCGAGCAGACGGTGCGCATGACCAGCCTGGTCAATGACCTGCTGTTACTCGCCCGCCTCGAAACGTCCGAGCGCGATAGCGGGCGCGACCGCATCGCGGTACACGGGCTGATGGAGCGCGTGGCCGACGAAGCCCGTTCACTGAGCGGTGGGCGACACCAGATTTCCGTGGTGTGCGACGAGGACAGCACCATTACCGGTGATGCCGGTGAACTGCACAGCGCCTTTGCCAACCTGGCGTTTAACGCGGTCAAATACAGCCCTGACGGCGGCCCCATTGAGCTGCGCTGGAGAATAGACGCCAGCGGCGGCCACTTTGCGGTGAAGGATTCCGGTATCGGTATCGATCCGCTGCATATCCCGCGCCTTACCGAGCGTTTCTACCGGGTCGATGCGGGGCGCTCCCGCGAAAGCGGTGGTACCGGTCTCGGCCTCGCCATCGTCAAGCACGTACTGCTGCGCCACAGTGCCAATTTGAGCATCAGCAGTGTGCCGGGCCGCGGCAGTACCTTTACCCTGAACTTCCCCAGCCAGAAACTGACCCAGACAAGTTCCGCCACGACCTGA
- the yaaA gene encoding peroxide stress protein YaaA: MLIVISPAKTLDYESDIPALDTTQPDFLKESAALIKELKALSPQDISNLMKVSDKLGVLNYDRFHSWKRPFTDSNARPALLAFKGDVYTGLEAESMGKRDFNFAQKHLRMLSGLYGLLRPLDLMQPYRLEMGTKFANSGGKNLYEFWDGKITEALNSQLADLKSKQLVNLASNEYFKSVQVKNLQADVVTPHFKDWKNGQYKMISFFAKKARGMMSRWAIDNRVKQAEQLKDFDAAGYYFSEEHSKGNDWVFLRDEQPA, translated from the coding sequence ATGTTGATTGTTATCTCCCCCGCGAAAACCCTCGACTACGAGAGCGACATCCCCGCACTCGATACCACTCAGCCGGACTTTCTGAAAGAGTCCGCAGCCCTGATCAAGGAACTGAAGGCCCTCAGCCCGCAGGACATATCCAACCTGATGAAGGTGTCTGACAAACTGGGCGTGCTCAATTACGACCGCTTCCACAGCTGGAAACGCCCGTTCACCGACAGCAATGCCCGCCCCGCCCTGCTCGCGTTCAAGGGGGATGTGTACACGGGGCTGGAAGCGGAATCTATGGGCAAGCGCGACTTTAATTTTGCACAAAAGCATCTGCGTATGCTGTCTGGCCTGTATGGCTTACTGCGCCCGCTGGACCTGATGCAACCCTATCGCCTGGAGATGGGCACCAAGTTCGCCAACAGCGGTGGAAAAAACCTGTACGAATTCTGGGACGGCAAAATTACCGAGGCCCTGAACAGCCAGCTTGCAGACCTTAAAAGCAAACAGCTGGTTAACCTCGCGTCCAATGAGTACTTCAAGTCGGTGCAGGTGAAAAACCTGCAGGCCGATGTGGTGACGCCACACTTCAAGGACTGGAAAAACGGCCAGTATAAGATGATCAGTTTCTTCGCGAAAAAAGCGCGGGGCATGATGAGCCGCTGGGCTATCGACAACCGCGTAAAGCAGGCCGAGCAGCTGAAAGATTTTGATGCGGCCGGTTATTATTTCAGTGAAGAACACTCCAAGGGCAATGACTGGGTCTTCCTGCGCGACGAACAGCCAGCCTGA
- a CDS encoding M48 family metalloprotease has protein sequence MFPRSISNRLLAIAIATSVTSGLAGCAVNPVTGKKELSLMSQGQEVALGEQQYPKAQQTQGGEYLIDPALQSYVRNVGQKLARVSDQPNLPYEFVVLNNSTPNAWALPGGKIAINRGLLVLLEDEAELAAVLGHEIVHAAARHSAAAMSQQQILGAGIAILGATTQNTGYSDLISLGSQFGGSAYIAKYGRDNELESDEYGMKYMVAAGYDPQGAVRLQQKFVELSKGRQSGGLEALFASHPPSQSRVDANIQHAKKFPAGTVNRSQYQRAIAQLKRDADAYKSYDDALTAAKNKEYDQALTLTRRAQKQQPKEAAFYALEGDLLAKKKQYQPALRSYETAVQKNPTLFSNWLMRGMLNAELKNYTAAERDLQRSTRYLETPHAHYYLGQVYEQQGNTKNALSHYQTAAKGGGDIGTKAQARVQALSGQG, from the coding sequence ATGTTTCCGCGCTCAATCTCAAACCGCCTTTTGGCCATCGCAATCGCTACATCCGTAACTTCGGGCCTGGCCGGCTGTGCGGTCAACCCAGTGACCGGCAAGAAAGAGCTTTCCCTGATGTCCCAGGGGCAGGAAGTGGCGCTGGGCGAACAGCAGTATCCCAAGGCACAGCAGACCCAGGGTGGCGAATACCTGATCGATCCCGCCCTGCAAAGCTATGTGCGCAACGTCGGCCAGAAGCTGGCGCGGGTATCGGATCAACCCAACCTGCCTTATGAGTTCGTGGTGCTGAATAACTCCACTCCCAACGCCTGGGCCCTGCCTGGCGGCAAAATCGCCATTAATCGCGGCCTGCTGGTACTGCTGGAAGATGAAGCGGAACTGGCGGCAGTGCTGGGCCACGAGATTGTGCACGCGGCGGCGCGCCATTCCGCGGCAGCCATGTCCCAGCAGCAGATCCTTGGCGCCGGTATCGCCATTCTCGGTGCCACCACCCAGAACACCGGTTATAGCGACCTGATCTCCCTTGGCAGCCAGTTTGGCGGCTCCGCCTACATCGCCAAGTATGGCCGTGACAACGAGCTGGAGTCCGATGAGTACGGCATGAAGTATATGGTGGCGGCCGGCTATGACCCGCAGGGTGCAGTGCGCCTGCAGCAGAAATTTGTCGAGCTTTCCAAGGGCCGTCAGTCCGGCGGACTCGAGGCGCTGTTCGCCAGCCACCCGCCCTCGCAGTCCCGTGTCGATGCGAACATCCAGCACGCGAAAAAATTCCCCGCGGGCACCGTCAATCGCAGTCAATACCAGCGCGCCATCGCACAACTGAAGCGCGATGCGGATGCATACAAAAGCTACGACGACGCGTTAACCGCGGCAAAAAACAAGGAATATGATCAGGCGCTGACGCTCACACGCCGGGCACAGAAGCAGCAGCCCAAGGAAGCAGCATTCTACGCACTGGAAGGCGACCTGCTGGCAAAGAAGAAACAGTATCAGCCGGCGCTGCGCTCCTATGAGACCGCGGTACAGAAAAACCCGACCCTGTTTTCCAACTGGCTGATGCGCGGCATGCTCAATGCTGAGCTGAAAAACTACACCGCCGCCGAACGCGACCTGCAGCGTTCCACCCGCTACCTGGAAACGCCTCATGCCCACTATTACCTCGGGCAGGTGTATGAGCAGCAGGGTAATACCAAGAACGCACTGAGCCACTATCAGACTGCCGCCAAGGGCGGGGGTGACATCGGCACTAAAGCACAGGCCCGTGTTCAGGCATTGAGCGGTCAGGGATAA
- the phoB gene encoding phosphate regulon transcriptional regulator PhoB: MHSKTILIVDDEAPVRDMLRVALEMADYRCLEAENAQAAHALVIDERPDLILLDWMLPDVSGVELARRLKRDELTASLPIVMLTAKGEEDHKIKGLETGADDYITKPFSPRELVARLKAVLRRAGPSAPEEPLTAGGLVLDPISHRVTINGNPVEMGPTEFRLLTFFLSHQERAYTRTQLLDHVWGGNVYVEERTVDVHIRRLRKALTIDGHERYIQTVRGTGYRFSVQTAERV; encoded by the coding sequence ATGCACAGCAAGACGATCCTTATAGTCGACGACGAAGCCCCGGTACGTGACATGTTGCGCGTGGCGCTGGAGATGGCGGATTACCGCTGCCTGGAAGCAGAGAACGCGCAGGCGGCCCACGCACTGGTCATCGACGAAAGACCCGACCTTATTCTCCTGGACTGGATGCTGCCGGATGTATCCGGTGTGGAACTGGCGCGTCGCCTGAAGCGCGACGAGCTCACCGCGTCGCTGCCCATCGTGATGCTGACCGCGAAGGGCGAGGAAGACCACAAGATCAAAGGCCTGGAGACGGGCGCCGACGACTATATCACCAAACCATTTTCCCCCCGCGAGCTGGTCGCACGGCTCAAAGCCGTATTGCGCCGCGCCGGCCCCAGTGCTCCGGAAGAGCCACTTACCGCCGGTGGCTTGGTGCTCGATCCGATCAGCCACCGCGTCACCATCAACGGTAACCCGGTAGAAATGGGGCCGACGGAATTCCGCCTGCTGACCTTTTTCCTCAGCCATCAGGAACGCGCCTATACCCGCACCCAGCTGCTTGACCACGTGTGGGGCGGCAATGTGTATGTGGAAGAACGCACTGTGGATGTACACATTCGACGTCTGCGCAAAGCGTTGACCATCGATGGCCATGAGCGCTACATTCAGACCGTGCGTGGGACCGGTTATCGCTTTTCAGTCCAGACCGCCGAAAGGGTATAA
- the ubiA gene encoding 4-hydroxybenzoate octaprenyltransferase produces the protein MQAISHQIQQRWPAAIPYWQLTRMDRPIGSLLLLWPTWCALWIAAEGWPGLHLFVVFTLGVILTRAAGCAINDFADRNIDGHVERTKQRPLATGAATPKGALMLFAGLMLVAFLLVLTTNRPTILLSLPALALAFCYPFAKRYTHLPQVVLGAAFSMGIPMAFAAVTGEVPAVAWLLFTANLLWTVAYDTFYAMVDRDDDLQIGVKSTAILFGELDKAMTASLQAMVVVALLMLGGRADLGALYYCGVATVTGLFAYQQWLIRDRQRGACFKAFLNNNFVGMALFCGIFFHYLAR, from the coding sequence ATGCAAGCTATCAGCCACCAGATCCAACAGCGTTGGCCCGCAGCCATACCGTATTGGCAACTGACGCGCATGGACCGACCCATCGGCTCACTGTTGTTACTGTGGCCCACCTGGTGTGCGCTGTGGATCGCCGCCGAGGGCTGGCCCGGCCTCCATTTGTTTGTCGTGTTTACCTTGGGGGTCATCCTCACCCGCGCGGCCGGCTGTGCGATTAACGACTTTGCCGACCGCAATATCGACGGGCATGTAGAGCGCACCAAGCAGCGTCCGCTCGCCACCGGTGCCGCCACACCCAAAGGCGCACTGATGCTCTTCGCCGGCTTGATGCTGGTGGCTTTTTTGCTGGTGCTGACCACCAACCGCCCAACCATTCTGCTGTCCCTGCCGGCGCTGGCGCTGGCCTTCTGTTACCCCTTCGCCAAACGCTACACACACCTGCCGCAGGTGGTGCTGGGGGCCGCGTTCAGCATGGGCATCCCAATGGCGTTTGCCGCGGTGACCGGCGAGGTGCCGGCGGTGGCCTGGCTGCTGTTTACCGCCAACCTGCTGTGGACCGTGGCCTACGATACCTTTTACGCCATGGTGGACCGGGATGACGACCTGCAAATCGGCGTCAAGTCCACCGCCATCCTGTTTGGCGAGCTGGACAAGGCGATGACCGCCAGCCTGCAGGCGATGGTTGTTGTGGCGTTACTGATGCTGGGTGGACGTGCGGATTTGGGCGCTCTTTACTACTGCGGCGTGGCAACCGTGACTGGCCTGTTCGCCTATCAGCAATGGTTGATTCGCGACCGGCAACGGGGTGCGTGCTTCAAGGCATTTCTGAATAACAACTTCGTGGGGATGGCGCTTTTTTGTGGAATATTTTTCCACTATCTCGCGCGCTAG
- a CDS encoding DUF4265 domain-containing protein, whose translation MTTALQIIELFAGTNPDGEPVVERMQVKVNEDDSVQLVRSPAFIKGIASGDTIKVNREDPEKPSFELVKRSGNLAVRIFCRSDSTKLSDQLTPQLEKLGGELDLESPRLLVYSIHVSCGFEEIEKILNSACDGANSVWYYGNVYDPVDGQTPLNWWQDILKPE comes from the coding sequence ATGACGACCGCACTGCAGATTATTGAATTGTTTGCCGGGACCAATCCGGATGGCGAACCGGTGGTCGAGCGCATGCAGGTGAAGGTAAACGAGGACGACAGCGTGCAGCTGGTGCGTTCCCCGGCGTTTATCAAAGGCATTGCCAGCGGCGATACCATCAAGGTCAACCGCGAAGACCCCGAGAAGCCAAGCTTCGAGCTGGTAAAGCGCTCCGGTAACCTGGCGGTGCGTATCTTCTGTCGTAGCGACAGCACCAAGCTCTCCGACCAGCTGACCCCACAACTGGAAAAGCTGGGTGGGGAACTGGACCTCGAATCGCCGCGTCTACTGGTGTACAGCATTCATGTGAGCTGTGGTTTCGAAGAGATCGAGAAGATCCTGAACAGTGCCTGCGATGGCGCCAATAGCGTTTGGTATTACGGCAACGTCTACGACCCGGTCGACGGGCAGACACCGCTGAACTGGTGGCAAGACATTCTCAAGCCTGAATAA
- a CDS encoding putative porin gives MKFKFAALPLMLASAVASAEQYNSFTDVDYTSTDFGTVDVDTLSFQSQYYFGALETLGPRKEFNYILPVSNIYGGFAYSDANGSSSDALTVGGEYYTGQWKVFGELQDDDFSTDYSVGAGFLFTPNFLAEVEAVKPEDQDTVLLFRGQYNHQLTGNDYIGFTAEVDDDFDYRSVSSKYFTALSGGQYLTAGLSMTDTDNSDVFWGGDIEFYFNENTSIGAGYAEDESYYFDATHFFNRNVAAKVAYGSNRDFDDLDVFSLGVTIQL, from the coding sequence ATGAAGTTCAAGTTTGCAGCACTTCCATTGATGCTGGCTTCCGCGGTCGCTTCCGCAGAGCAATACAATTCTTTTACCGATGTTGACTACACCTCTACCGATTTCGGTACTGTTGACGTCGATACGCTGAGTTTCCAGTCCCAATACTATTTCGGCGCACTGGAAACTCTGGGGCCGCGCAAGGAATTTAACTACATTCTGCCGGTTTCCAATATCTACGGTGGTTTTGCCTACTCCGATGCGAACGGTAGCAGCAGCGATGCATTGACCGTTGGTGGCGAATATTACACCGGGCAGTGGAAGGTATTCGGCGAATTGCAGGATGACGATTTCTCCACCGATTACAGTGTCGGCGCAGGTTTCCTGTTTACCCCGAATTTTCTTGCCGAGGTAGAAGCGGTCAAACCTGAAGACCAAGACACTGTTCTACTTTTCCGTGGTCAATACAACCATCAGTTAACCGGCAACGACTATATCGGCTTTACCGCCGAAGTGGACGACGACTTTGATTACCGCAGCGTGTCTTCCAAGTACTTTACCGCGCTGTCCGGTGGCCAGTACCTGACCGCAGGTCTGTCCATGACCGACACCGACAACTCCGACGTGTTTTGGGGTGGCGATATCGAGTTTTACTTTAATGAAAACACTTCTATCGGTGCGGGCTATGCGGAAGATGAAAGCTACTATTTCGACGCGACCCACTTCTTCAATCGCAATGTTGCCGCTAAGGTAGCTTACGGCTCCAACCGCGATTTCGACGATCTGGATGTATTCAGCCTCGGTGTAACCATTCAGCTGTAA